In a single window of the Halobacteriovoraceae bacterium genome:
- a CDS encoding MCE family protein — protein MKLNPFEKKSLLALMGVSIFLGASIYQIGKRNLWFYKKNTYFTKLNDADGLRIGSMVSISGLRVGTVKDIYVDRDNSIKVKFSVLSSMQDKLTKDSIARAYRSFVVGEKRIDIVPGSIESEKIPNMGMILGEDGLSITDLLTGKNMSNIFGKLANLGDGIGKLSEAMRLLLTEMNEKDLKDLYSNVLPLFKNLNGMISDLKKITVSLSKKSSYIPDFFESGNKVFTSVDGVFNPISKRGELVNQLLDNLQLFSKELADNPGFSKQLMKAIQELTITLRALQKTWILEDHVKDIKGKKNN, from the coding sequence ATGAAATTAAATCCATTTGAGAAGAAGTCACTCCTAGCACTTATGGGGGTAAGTATTTTTTTAGGCGCTAGTATTTATCAAATTGGAAAACGAAATCTTTGGTTTTACAAAAAAAATACTTATTTTACAAAATTAAACGATGCAGACGGGCTACGGATTGGTTCCATGGTTTCAATCTCAGGTTTAAGAGTCGGTACAGTTAAAGATATTTATGTAGATCGGGACAATTCAATAAAAGTAAAATTTTCTGTTCTTAGTAGCATGCAAGATAAACTTACTAAAGATTCAATTGCAAGGGCATATAGATCATTTGTCGTAGGTGAAAAAAGAATAGATATAGTACCTGGTTCAATTGAAAGTGAAAAAATTCCAAATATGGGAATGATATTAGGAGAAGATGGACTGAGCATAACTGACCTTCTAACAGGTAAGAATATGTCTAATATATTTGGGAAACTGGCAAATTTAGGAGATGGAATTGGTAAACTTTCTGAAGCGATGAGGCTATTGCTAACAGAAATGAATGAAAAAGATTTAAAAGACCTATACTCAAATGTACTTCCATTATTTAAAAATTTAAATGGTATGATTAGTGATTTAAAAAAAATTACAGTATCCTTATCTAAAAAAAGTTCATATATTCCTGATTTTTTTGAATCTGGAAACAAAGTTTTTACTAGTGTAGATGGCGTATTTAATCCAATATCTAAACGAGGTGAGTTGGTAAATCAATTATTAGATAATCTTCAGTTATTTTCTAAAGAATTAGCAGATAACCCAGGGTTTAGTAAACAACTCATGAAAGCAATTCAGGAGCTCACAATAACGTTAAGAGCATTGCAGAAAACTTGGATTCTGGAAGATCACGTTAAAGATATAAAAGGAAAGAAAAATAATTAA
- a CDS encoding ATP-binding cassette domain-containing protein, producing the protein MIDSNIVLEIINLKGSTELIDNVVHREESLSFELNRNEIGLILGGKRPSQLLRLILGNGEIQGGSIKILGKELFVDPSLLKGQIRWRKHIGFAFRDKGLLSNLTILENVDLPAKFHGYYNGRAKDFYFAQKALKEINVPEELWNRRPHLVSWTIVKRTLLARSVVLSPDILLLDDPSSLFSTIELPEILNWIKIQKIKGSGILIGTNDYPFGLSICDWFIDPKSNMKLENNEENLKDNPWYSTSLQFKSLMEGQI; encoded by the coding sequence TTGATAGACAGTAATATTGTTTTAGAAATTATAAATCTCAAAGGCAGTACCGAGCTCATCGATAATGTTGTTCACAGAGAAGAATCTTTAAGTTTTGAACTTAACAGAAATGAAATAGGTCTTATTTTAGGTGGGAAACGTCCAAGCCAGCTTTTAAGATTAATACTTGGAAATGGAGAAATTCAAGGTGGATCGATTAAAATTTTAGGCAAGGAGCTATTTGTTGATCCTTCTCTTTTAAAGGGACAAATTAGATGGAGAAAGCATATAGGCTTTGCTTTTCGAGATAAAGGTCTGTTATCAAATCTTACAATATTAGAAAATGTTGATTTGCCTGCAAAATTTCATGGTTACTATAACGGAAGAGCGAAGGATTTTTATTTTGCACAGAAGGCGCTAAAAGAAATCAATGTTCCAGAAGAATTGTGGAATAGAAGACCACATCTTGTGAGTTGGACAATTGTGAAAAGAACGCTTCTGGCCAGATCAGTTGTTCTCTCCCCAGATATTTTATTATTAGATGATCCATCTTCTTTGTTTTCCACAATTGAACTTCCAGAGATATTGAACTGGATAAAAATACAGAAAATAAAAGGTTCTGGAATACTAATTGGTACAAATGATTATCCGTTTGGTCTATCAATCTGTGATTGGTTTATTGATCCAAAATCAAACATGAAGCTAGAAAATAACGAGGAAAATTTAAAAGATAACCCCTGGTATAGCACATCACTACAGTTCAAATCGTTAATGGAAGGTCAAATATGA
- a CDS encoding ABC transporter permease has product MIRKIKESILGTILEEGEIEQFFHLLLMQIYFTFVQSIPLLLILGSVVGLASSFQENLSPLGKNDELGSFLVSILFREITPLGTSLILIARSVTAVASEMATMKVQQEIQALEIMGIDTKKFLIPPRVFSGIISLSCMSIVFWGFCLIGGWYGANWSSYVPISHFIGNVTDSLRPGDLLFFFFKSSITGGIVIHIAYTRGMSLNKAPFEVPIVTNKAVVDSLFFTVSFQITLSACFYFINGVGL; this is encoded by the coding sequence ATGATTAGAAAAATCAAAGAAAGTATTCTAGGAACTATATTAGAAGAAGGTGAAATTGAACAATTTTTTCACCTACTACTCATGCAAATATATTTTACATTTGTACAAAGTATTCCCCTACTTCTTATTCTCGGGAGTGTTGTTGGTCTGGCATCATCTTTTCAAGAAAACCTATCACCACTTGGGAAAAATGATGAACTTGGAAGTTTTTTAGTTTCAATTCTTTTTCGTGAAATTACTCCTCTTGGAACGTCACTTATTTTAATAGCAAGAAGTGTAACTGCAGTAGCATCGGAAATGGCCACGATGAAAGTTCAACAAGAAATCCAGGCATTAGAAATAATGGGAATAGATACTAAAAAATTTCTCATTCCACCTAGAGTATTTTCAGGTATCATTTCTCTTTCATGTATGTCGATTGTATTTTGGGGTTTTTGTTTAATCGGTGGTTGGTATGGAGCAAACTGGTCATCTTACGTTCCAATTTCTCATTTCATTGGAAATGTGACAGATTCTCTGCGTCCAGGTGATCTTTTGTTTTTCTTTTTTAAATCTTCAATCACTGGTGGCATTGTGATTCACATTGCCTACACAAGAGGAATGTCACTCAATAAGGCCCCATTTGAGGTTCCAATTGTAACGAATAAGGCCGTTGTAGACTCACTTTTTTTTACAGTAAGTTTTCAAATTACTTTAAGTGCATGTTTTTATTTCATTAATGGAGTAGGACTTTGA
- a CDS encoding PAS domain-containing protein has translation MDTFENITKNLMEKMSLACITDQTGIIIYCNERYRSISGYSADELLGLDIKTLTSPIHDRNYKKQIWDTVENNDIWKGELQQISKQGTPFWIDLKISLLNYEGKKILVFIGSDITLKKIFEDQIRFQGQKFKMALIGTNVGTWEWNVESGEVILNKEWLKLVGENSQSQLGTLEDIISRVHPQDIEKFKKDINKHINGHDKYFESSHRLKHFSGRWIYALTRGTIIENNPQTGRKVFATTTDITKNLKNELFLQRTQKAAKIGSWEYLISEKEFKWTEFNNEIFQMNRNQQINLNKIISFFIKIESNDISELFDEAIQHGKNFEGEFQIITNEMTVKWIKVICEVDRDDEEIQKLYGTFQDIDGRKRAEIELAHSEERLNLAAQSANIGIWDLDILSNTLIWDENMLSMYNIDNLNMEEGIGAWYRLICDEDREKFEDELHEAIIRGDRIESELRIKNNDGNFKYIKNIAKVFRDDNDKAYRVLGVNLDITKEKRQEKVIIKSREDAIKATELKSKFLANMSHEIRTPLNGIIGMVDLLFDTKLTEEQNKIVNTMIDCSEGLLAIVNDILDFSKLEAKKLELFEEDLKLRPYLENIMYMFQSMAQQKNIGLDLECHFDRDLEIHIDKGRLRQIVINILGNAIKFTEQGEVRLKVSLDTDINTLYFEIKDTGIGMTDIEISRIFDEFGQANSKVQKQFGGTGLGLSISVKLINIMGGSLQVTSEKNIGSVFSFTTKFKPAIGTPLSSPKIKTKDKKLDLSKYNILVCEDNSTNQILIHSLFQKMNNEIDIAHDGNEGLQMALNKDYDLILMDVHMPEMDGITATKKLLSARQNYKDKIIALTANVLDIEIKECLNAGMTDYIQKPIRMNKLRPLLSDYFDRFQRKKVS, from the coding sequence ATGGATACTTTTGAAAACATTACTAAAAATTTGATGGAGAAAATGAGTCTGGCCTGTATAACTGATCAAACAGGAATCATCATTTATTGTAATGAAAGATATCGCAGTATCTCTGGTTATAGCGCAGATGAACTTCTTGGACTTGATATAAAAACTTTGACCTCTCCAATTCATGACAGAAATTATAAAAAGCAAATTTGGGATACCGTAGAAAACAACGATATTTGGAAGGGGGAACTACAGCAAATCTCTAAACAAGGCACACCATTTTGGATAGATTTAAAAATTTCATTATTAAATTATGAGGGTAAAAAAATTCTGGTCTTTATTGGTAGCGACATTACCTTAAAAAAAATATTTGAAGATCAAATCCGTTTTCAAGGCCAAAAATTCAAAATGGCCCTTATCGGCACAAATGTTGGAACATGGGAGTGGAATGTTGAATCAGGAGAAGTCATTCTCAACAAGGAATGGCTTAAACTTGTTGGAGAAAACAGTCAATCACAACTAGGAACACTTGAAGATATTATTTCTAGAGTTCATCCTCAAGATATCGAAAAATTTAAAAAAGATATAAACAAACATATAAATGGACATGATAAATATTTTGAAAGTAGTCACAGATTGAAACACTTCTCTGGCCGATGGATTTATGCTCTAACGAGAGGAACAATTATCGAAAACAATCCACAAACCGGGCGAAAAGTTTTTGCAACAACGACAGATATTACAAAAAATTTAAAAAATGAGCTCTTTTTACAAAGAACACAAAAGGCCGCCAAAATTGGATCATGGGAATATCTGATTTCTGAAAAAGAATTTAAATGGACGGAATTTAATAATGAAATTTTTCAGATGAATAGAAATCAGCAAATTAATTTGAATAAAATTATAAGTTTTTTTATAAAGATTGAATCAAATGATATTTCTGAATTATTCGATGAGGCCATTCAACATGGGAAAAATTTCGAAGGTGAATTTCAAATAATTACTAATGAAATGACAGTTAAGTGGATAAAAGTCATTTGTGAAGTTGATAGAGATGATGAAGAAATTCAAAAACTTTATGGAACATTTCAAGACATTGATGGACGTAAACGAGCTGAAATAGAACTCGCTCACAGTGAAGAAAGATTAAACTTAGCGGCACAATCGGCAAATATTGGAATTTGGGATCTTGATATCTTATCAAACACACTTATTTGGGATGAAAACATGTTATCAATGTACAATATTGATAATTTGAATATGGAAGAAGGTATAGGTGCTTGGTATAGACTTATATGTGATGAAGATAGAGAAAAATTTGAAGATGAACTTCATGAGGCCATTATAAGAGGTGACCGAATAGAGAGTGAACTAAGAATTAAGAATAATGACGGAAATTTTAAATATATCAAAAATATTGCAAAAGTTTTTAGAGATGACAATGACAAGGCCTATCGTGTATTGGGTGTCAATCTAGACATCACAAAAGAAAAAAGACAAGAAAAAGTAATTATTAAATCTCGAGAAGATGCAATAAAAGCAACTGAGCTCAAGTCAAAATTTCTGGCCAATATGTCACACGAGATCAGAACGCCCCTTAATGGAATAATTGGTATGGTTGATCTTTTATTTGATACAAAACTAACAGAGGAACAAAATAAGATAGTAAATACAATGATTGATTGCAGTGAAGGCCTGCTCGCAATTGTAAATGATATTCTTGATTTTTCAAAATTAGAAGCAAAGAAATTAGAACTTTTTGAAGAAGACCTAAAGCTAAGGCCATATTTGGAAAATATAATGTATATGTTTCAAAGTATGGCCCAACAAAAAAATATTGGACTTGATCTTGAATGTCATTTTGATAGAGATCTCGAAATACATATTGATAAAGGAAGACTAAGACAAATTGTTATAAATATTCTTGGAAATGCGATCAAGTTTACTGAACAAGGTGAGGTAAGATTAAAAGTCAGTCTTGATACTGATATAAATACACTCTATTTTGAAATAAAAGATACTGGAATAGGAATGACCGACATTGAAATTTCTAGAATATTTGACGAATTCGGTCAGGCCAATTCAAAAGTTCAAAAACAATTTGGAGGAACAGGGTTAGGTCTTTCAATTAGTGTAAAGCTAATTAATATTATGGGAGGATCACTTCAAGTAACATCTGAGAAAAATATCGGGTCAGTATTTAGCTTTACTACAAAATTTAAACCAGCTATTGGAACGCCCTTAAGCTCACCTAAAATTAAAACAAAAGATAAAAAACTAGATCTTTCAAAGTATAATATTCTTGTATGCGAGGATAATTCCACAAATCAAATATTAATTCATTCGTTATTTCAAAAAATGAATAATGAAATAGATATTGCTCATGATGGGAACGAAGGTCTTCAAATGGCCCTTAATAAAGATTACGACTTGATTCTTATGGATGTTCATATGCCAGAGATGGACGGTATAACCGCAACTAAAAAGTTACTCTCGGCCAGACAAAATTACAAAGACAAAATAATTGCCTTAACTGCAAATGTCCTTGATATTGAGATAAAAGAATGTTTGAACGCAGGAATGACTGATTATATTCAAAAACCAATTCGGATGAACAAACTAAGACCCTTATTATCTGACTATTTCGATAGATTTCAACGGAAAAAAGTATCGTAA
- a CDS encoding Hpt domain-containing protein, whose protein sequence is MTKFVVRVDIDLEDLIPGFLENRRKDIETFQKQLSENDVDGIKALAHKIAGNAGGYGFDGLGEMGAKIENLAKNGDISNVPSIIEEMQDYLDNVEVEFEEID, encoded by the coding sequence ATGACTAAATTTGTTGTAAGAGTTGACATTGACCTCGAAGATTTGATTCCGGGTTTTTTAGAAAATCGTAGAAAAGATATCGAGACTTTTCAAAAACAATTATCTGAAAATGACGTTGATGGAATCAAAGCACTTGCACATAAAATTGCTGGAAATGCAGGTGGGTATGGCTTTGACGGTTTAGGAGAAATGGGTGCTAAGATTGAAAATTTAGCAAAAAATGGAGATATTTCCAACGTACCTTCAATAATTGAGGAAATGCAAGATTATTTAGATAATGTAGAAGTTGAATTTGAAGAGATAGACTGA
- a CDS encoding response regulator has product MIKGRRNYTLLNIDDDDEFNVLLKRILKNLNLKVVSTTDPKDFIEKLKTEEPDICLIDLNLGSSFGAGFQLIKALRKVKGPEIPLLVMSKRASKEDIVAALDAGANDYLTKPIDRILLFNKINEYIRLYGEVVDSLPFYTVAKDKKRAEFSFDLEIVNMTENGLTICGTVYISQGTHIMIKNSLLAKLTASEESLVTVQKSWIVRSEDGMNDLYYAFLEFGQEDFELRDAAKAWIVEYAQTVSAEENKLPKGDENIEDELV; this is encoded by the coding sequence ATGATTAAAGGACGAAGAAACTATACATTGTTAAATATTGATGATGATGATGAATTCAATGTACTTCTAAAAAGAATTCTCAAAAATTTAAATTTAAAAGTAGTTTCCACTACTGACCCAAAGGATTTCATTGAAAAATTAAAAACTGAAGAACCTGATATTTGTCTCATTGATCTTAATCTAGGATCTTCTTTTGGAGCTGGATTTCAGCTTATCAAGGCACTGAGAAAAGTCAAAGGTCCTGAGATTCCTCTGCTTGTGATGTCTAAAAGAGCATCTAAAGAAGATATCGTAGCTGCTCTAGATGCAGGGGCAAATGATTATCTTACAAAACCAATTGATCGCATTTTGCTTTTTAATAAAATAAATGAATATATTCGTTTATATGGGGAAGTTGTAGATAGTCTGCCTTTTTATACTGTTGCAAAAGATAAAAAAAGAGCTGAATTTAGCTTTGATTTAGAAATTGTAAATATGACCGAAAACGGTCTAACAATATGTGGTACTGTTTATATTTCACAAGGTACTCACATAATGATAAAAAACTCTTTACTTGCGAAATTAACTGCAAGTGAGGAATCACTTGTGACTGTACAGAAATCATGGATTGTTCGCTCTGAAGATGGAATGAATGATCTTTATTATGCTTTTTTAGAATTTGGACAAGAAGATTTTGAATTAAGAGATGCTGCTAAAGCGTGGATTGTTGAATATGCACAAACTGTTTCAGCAGAAGAAAATAAGTTACCAAAAGGTGATGAAAATATTGAAGATGAGCTGGTCTAA
- a CDS encoding response regulator: MNQRNFDQDFEEFRLDYIQELRDTLDDIEGMIGEYEGDRDPEKLKEINRVLHSAKGSSGSFEFRLLSNMFHMMEDYIEHNFQKHIEIGEKNYLWSYIDLVREYINGFLHGTLVEESLNEELKKINYLASPMGYKALVIESSKSINTVLKEVLKNLGFKGTFYTDGYKALGRIMEEDFDIIVTSKTLVGLNGDVVARIANEDLHKKIPTILLSSNVGHKTPPYQYHLVKDINIRKNLEDLLRRVTQEQETQSNESEVISPSINKIKLTKLEKICYIDDDLDFHKLANMGLKGSGIELSTHSDSLSSLDFIKKNKPDLILLDSVMPHKSGEEVIIELKNNPSTKNIPVIFMTAKSRGNEIEALLSLGAVGIINKPFRPKKLVEEIKKIVM; this comes from the coding sequence ATGAATCAGAGAAATTTCGATCAAGATTTTGAAGAATTTAGATTAGATTATATTCAAGAGCTTAGGGACACTTTGGATGATATTGAGGGTATGATTGGAGAATACGAGGGTGATAGAGATCCTGAAAAGCTTAAAGAAATAAATCGTGTTCTTCATAGTGCTAAAGGTAGTTCAGGTTCTTTTGAGTTTCGATTACTTTCTAATATGTTTCATATGATGGAAGATTATATTGAACATAATTTTCAAAAACATATAGAAATTGGCGAGAAAAATTATCTGTGGTCCTATATTGATCTAGTAAGAGAATATATCAATGGCTTTTTGCATGGAACTTTAGTGGAAGAAAGTTTAAATGAAGAACTTAAAAAGATTAATTATCTCGCCTCTCCGATGGGATATAAGGCACTTGTTATTGAATCTTCAAAAAGCATCAATACTGTTTTGAAAGAAGTTTTAAAAAATCTAGGTTTTAAAGGAACATTTTACACTGATGGATACAAAGCTTTAGGTCGAATTATGGAAGAAGATTTTGATATTATAGTAACATCAAAAACTTTAGTTGGTTTGAATGGAGATGTTGTTGCAAGAATTGCAAATGAAGATTTGCATAAAAAAATTCCTACCATCCTCTTATCTTCTAATGTAGGACATAAAACGCCACCATATCAATATCATTTAGTTAAGGACATTAATATTAGAAAAAATCTCGAAGATTTACTGAGAAGAGTCACACAGGAGCAAGAAACTCAATCTAATGAAAGCGAAGTAATTAGTCCTTCAATTAATAAAATTAAATTAACTAAACTAGAAAAAATCTGTTATATAGACGATGATTTGGATTTTCATAAGTTGGCGAACATGGGTCTTAAAGGTAGTGGAATAGAACTTTCGACACATTCAGACAGTTTAAGTTCACTTGATTTTATTAAAAAAAATAAGCCAGATCTTATTTTACTTGATTCAGTCATGCCTCATAAAAGTGGAGAAGAAGTTATTATAGAATTGAAAAATAATCCTTCAACCAAAAACATACCTGTAATATTCATGACTGCAAAAAGTAGAGGTAATGAAATTGAGGCTCTTTTATCACTTGGAGCTGTTGGGATTATAAACAAACCATTTCGTCCGAAAAAATTAGTTGAAGAGATTAAAAAAATCGTAATGTGA
- a CDS encoding 1-acylglycerol-3-phosphate O-acyltransferase has protein sequence MLHLIRRLLIMIHIGLSSIVGVFFCLFRPFNPNNTYYIAKIMGKIGLFLTNVKVEIINKERLLVDSPTIFYSNHQENFDIFSIGSIVGPKIVAIGKKSLAMIPIFGQLFVLAGNFIIDRKNKKKAYEQLAVIRSKMLKEKISIWIMPEGTRNHSETLLPFKKGAFKLAKELEATLVPIYVSNYKNINLNKCSPGKVTITVLDAISPEDYKNMDIEELAIFAREKLNHYYERDLLQY, from the coding sequence ATGTTACACTTGATAAGAAGACTTCTCATCATGATTCATATAGGACTATCAAGTATAGTCGGAGTATTTTTTTGTTTATTCAGGCCATTTAATCCAAATAATACTTACTATATTGCAAAAATAATGGGCAAAATAGGATTATTTTTAACAAATGTAAAAGTAGAAATTATTAATAAAGAAAGGCTACTCGTTGATAGTCCAACAATCTTTTACTCCAATCATCAGGAAAACTTTGATATTTTTTCTATAGGTTCAATCGTAGGCCCCAAAATTGTCGCCATTGGTAAAAAATCATTAGCAATGATACCCATATTTGGTCAGTTATTTGTATTGGCCGGAAATTTCATAATAGATCGTAAAAACAAAAAAAAGGCATATGAACAATTAGCAGTAATTCGTAGTAAAATGCTCAAAGAAAAAATTTCAATTTGGATTATGCCAGAAGGAACGAGAAATCATTCAGAAACGTTGCTACCTTTCAAAAAAGGAGCTTTCAAGTTGGCCAAAGAATTGGAAGCCACTCTTGTTCCAATTTATGTTTCCAATTATAAAAATATCAATTTAAATAAATGTTCTCCTGGTAAGGTGACTATAACTGTACTAGATGCAATTTCGCCTGAGGACTATAAAAATATGGATATTGAAGAACTGGCCATTTTTGCAAGAGAAAAATTAAATCATTATTACGAAAGAGATCTTTTACAATACTAG
- a CDS encoding tyrosine-type recombinase/integrase has product MSLNQIQLEIKENSKWLNEFVYHCVSTNKSIHTKINYHSDCIRFLHWYESKFHGPISKANGQVIIDYMDFLAKGGSITKTQRLARKIVYFVAKLFNVNRAKQIQQLLFIQVPLSISSRKRHLSTIKNFYEYLKQKYEEENKDFHINPVRPKLHNIKLKDIDIKHTKLLTEEDWQILDDKVYRGHDRLMIYLLYYAGLRLEELANLNIDDFDTEKKVISVKRKGGSLHIFRPQMANIIFTMLERYSLHTEIDEGPLFLNSKGKKLTKRSLHNRVMALFKKYGLSADLTPHSFRKACATRLYEKSKDLLEVRDYLNHKDAKVTQTYIDNHYLRAKKEKDFAKYTAEVNV; this is encoded by the coding sequence ATGTCTTTAAACCAAATACAACTCGAAATCAAAGAAAATTCAAAGTGGTTAAACGAATTTGTTTACCACTGCGTATCTACAAATAAGTCAATTCACACGAAAATCAACTATCACTCAGATTGTATTAGATTTTTGCATTGGTATGAATCGAAATTTCATGGGCCGATAAGCAAAGCTAACGGGCAGGTTATTATTGATTACATGGATTTTCTTGCAAAAGGTGGATCAATTACCAAAACACAACGATTGGCCCGCAAGATTGTCTATTTTGTTGCAAAATTATTTAATGTAAATAGAGCAAAGCAAATTCAGCAACTATTATTCATCCAGGTACCTTTATCAATTTCGTCTCGAAAAAGACACTTATCAACAATTAAAAATTTCTATGAATATCTGAAACAAAAATATGAAGAAGAAAATAAAGACTTTCATATTAATCCTGTAAGACCAAAACTTCATAATATTAAATTGAAAGATATTGATATTAAACACACAAAACTATTAACTGAAGAAGATTGGCAAATCCTTGATGATAAAGTTTATCGAGGTCATGATCGTCTAATGATTTATCTACTTTATTATGCAGGTCTTAGACTTGAAGAGTTGGCCAATTTGAATATTGATGATTTTGATACTGAAAAGAAGGTCATCTCAGTTAAAAGAAAAGGTGGCTCTTTGCATATTTTTAGGCCACAAATGGCCAATATCATTTTCACCATGTTAGAGAGATATTCACTTCATACTGAAATAGATGAAGGGCCTTTATTTTTGAACTCAAAGGGCAAGAAACTTACTAAAAGATCTCTGCACAATCGAGTTATGGCACTTTTTAAAAAATATGGACTTTCTGCAGACCTTACTCCCCACAGCTTTCGTAAAGCATGTGCAACTAGATTATATGAGAAATCAAAGGATTTATTAGAAGTAAGAGATTATTTGAATCATAAAGACGCAAAAGTAACACAAACTTATATTGACAATCATTATTTGCGTGCCAAGAAAGAAAAAGACTTTGCGAAATACACAGCTGAAGTTAATGTATAA
- a CDS encoding PAS domain S-box protein produces the protein MGITKVEDFFKNVRQPILITDNDATITFANPELSRLFGYENNELIGQNVETLIEYEKRQYHKQLVQNFMENKQYLSMGTRTVSGLKKDGEIIKIRINLNPWEFRGEESVVVFISDYSEAISKKNGLLELIHEVEVDSRLDYFLEHELKGPLTSLIALAKTSKNLKSHSEFREFKHLLDDIEQLLIEKNKIVCSRKDKIRKKFYDNLLVIDDSESIHKLFQSLAVKLGLESKIHFADDGDTGIELLKKYSGSKNLIMLDLNMPRVNGFEFLQHAPLQENDNVTIYSSSVHAKDISRAFEFPNVNNYIVKPLKTIEIKNNIFSQIKI, from the coding sequence ATGGGAATAACAAAGGTTGAAGATTTTTTCAAGAATGTGCGACAGCCTATTCTCATCACTGATAATGATGCCACGATAACTTTCGCAAACCCTGAACTTTCAAGGCTTTTTGGTTACGAGAATAATGAATTAATTGGCCAGAATGTTGAGACTTTAATTGAATATGAAAAACGTCAATATCATAAACAGTTAGTCCAAAATTTTATGGAAAACAAGCAATACCTCAGCATGGGCACAAGAACTGTCTCTGGCCTCAAAAAAGATGGTGAAATAATAAAAATTAGAATCAATTTAAACCCTTGGGAATTTAGAGGAGAAGAATCAGTTGTCGTTTTCATATCTGATTACTCGGAGGCTATTTCTAAAAAAAATGGACTATTGGAACTGATACATGAAGTTGAAGTCGATAGTCGTCTTGATTACTTTTTAGAGCATGAATTAAAAGGGCCTTTAACAAGTTTAATTGCTCTCGCAAAAACTTCAAAAAATTTAAAAAGTCATAGTGAATTTAGAGAATTTAAACACCTTCTTGATGATATAGAGCAATTACTTATTGAAAAAAATAAGATAGTTTGTAGTAGAAAGGATAAAATTAGGAAAAAGTTTTATGACAACCTACTTGTTATAGACGATTCAGAATCTATTCATAAACTTTTTCAATCTCTGGCCGTAAAACTGGGGCTTGAAAGCAAAATTCATTTCGCTGATGATGGTGATACTGGAATCGAATTGCTAAAGAAGTATTCAGGTTCAAAGAATCTGATAATGTTAGATTTGAATATGCCAAGAGTTAATGGATTTGAATTTTTGCAACATGCACCACTTCAAGAAAATGATAATGTTACAATTTATTCATCAAGTGTTCATGCAAAAGATATTTCAAGAGCATTTGAGTTTCCCAACGTTAATAACTACATTGTAAAACCTTTAAAAACAATTGAGATTAAAAATAATATTTTCTCACAAATAAAAATTTAA